cgAAAGGATCTGGACTCCAACATGTAAATGAGCTAGAAAGCGTCAGCGTCACGTCTTCGTCACGGTATTCACACCGCCCTGTGTAGAGGTGGGAACTGAAAGCCCTTCGCTTCTTTCGTGTCCGCCATTTTAAAGAACGCAGGTGGTGGCTCGTGAAGGTTACAGCGTTCTCTCAGTATAGCAAAAGAATTAAAGTCATGCTGATAAACCACTTTAAACATTCCTGGAACCTGATTTTCTGCTACAGAACAATGTTAATTGTTGACCATTTTTACATCAGTGTCACATCagttttaataataaaaacactGTGTAAGTGTAAAATTCCTCCATGATTTGTAAAGACACTGTGGATGATGATAGttagtgtgtgacagagagacagGACAGAGAGCCTGAGTTTTATGGAGCCAAAGTCTGCTTTTATTGGCTGAATTGTTTATGTAccgagatttttatttatttatttgtgtgtgtgttttaaacaaTGCCAATTTATGAACAATTATACACTGGGGGAAACACATGACTGTGACAGGAACATCAAActtgtaaataacatatgtaacactttaaaaaaaaaaaatgattatttGTGCGTCCCCCTTTTAGTTGACATTAAGAAAGTAAACTGTAAATAATATTAAAAGCTCTGGGTGATTCACAGCTTATAGtttgtttaaaaataatttatatgAAAGAAACATTTCTCCAGATGACACTAACATgggctacaaccctgattccaaaaaagttgggacaaagtacaaattgtaaataaaaacggaatgcaatgatgtggaagtttcaaaattccatattttattcagaatagaacatagaggacatatcaaatgtttaaactgagaaaatgtatcatttaaagagaaaaattaggtgattttaaatttcatgacaacacatctcaaaaaagttgggacaaggccatgtttaccactgagacatccccttttctctttacaccagtctgtaaacgtctggggactgaggagacaagttgctcaagtttagggataggaatgttaacccattcttgtctaatgtaggattctggttgctcaactgtcttaggtcttttttgtcgtatcttccgttttatgatgtgccaaatgttttctatgggtgaaagatctggactgcaggctggccagttcagtacccggacccttcttctacgcagccatgatgctgtaattgatgcagtatgtggtttggcattgtcatgttggaaaatgcaaggtcttccctgaaagagacgtcgtctggatgggagcatatgttgctctagaacctggatatacctttcagcatttatggtgtctttccagatgtgtaagctgcccatgccaaacTGGGGGTCGCAACCCCCAGGGGGTGTGTGGAGGAACTGCAGGGGGGGCGCGGAGAGACGGGACTGTTTGCATAAAACTGCCAAAAAAATACAGCCGTCGGAACGTTTATACTGCACCATAACCACTTAGTTTGCAGAGAGCAATCAGCCTGTGAATAGAACCCCATCACCCCCTTTCACTCCATATTTGTCCCACCCTCAAATCTCAATCTCATAATCGCCCCGCCCTTGAATACTGTGAAAATGAAGCGTGCTAGCATAGCATGGATATGCCGACGACGATTTGATGATGGACAAGTTTTTACACGTCGGTCCAAAACGCAGGGCTGCTGAACAGGGCGAGTTACCCTACACTTCTGTTCCTAAAGTAGCAAAAACAAGGAAGTATGATGATGCATACATAGGAATGGGCTTCACAAGCACACTGGTGGGTGGTGAGGAAAGACCGCAGTGTGTTCTCTGTATGACGGTGCTAGCAGCAGAAAGTTTAAAGCCAAACAAGCTTAAATGTCACTTGGACACAACACACCCCGATTGTAAGGATAAGCCAGTTGAATTCTTTCGACAAAAGCTTTTAAAATTTCGTGCACAACGCACTACCTTCACAAAATTTGCTTCTGTCACTGCCAATGCTCAGCTCGCCTCATATAAAATTAGCTACCTCCTTGCACAGACCAAGAAGCCACACACAGACGCTGAGGAGGTGATCCTGCCAGGTGCCATAGAAATGGTAAGGGCCATGGGCGATGAGGCAATCGTAAACAAATTAAAGACAATTCCCCTCTCCAATAACACTGTTGGAAGACGCATACATGATATGGCAGAGGACATTGAGGAACAGCTAACTGACCGAGTATGTGCAAGCACACGGTTTGCTCTGCAGGTCGATGAAGCTACTGACAGCAACCGGGACTGTTTATTAATCACATACATCCGTTTCATTGATGCAGAGGACAATGACATGAGAGAGGATCTTCTATTCTGCAAACAACTGAAAACGCGAGGCACAGCTGATGAACTTTTCAGAGTGATTGACGCTTACTTAAGAGAGGCAAATTTGAAATGGGAGTGCTGTCTTGGAGTGTGCACAGATGGGgctcaggctatggctgggaagcGCAGTGGACTGCAAGCGCTGATAAAGCGTGTGTCCCCCAATGTACAGTGGACTCACTGTATGATTCACCGCGAAGCGCTAGCATCAAAACAATTGAGTCCCG
This Neoarius graeffei isolate fNeoGra1 chromosome 3, fNeoGra1.pri, whole genome shotgun sequence DNA region includes the following protein-coding sequences:
- the LOC132882601 gene encoding zinc finger BED domain-containing protein 5-like; amino-acid sequence: MDKFLHVGPKRRAAEQGELPYTSVPKVAKTRKYDDAYIGMGFTSTLVGGEERPQCVLCMTVLAAESLKPNKLKCHLDTTHPDCKDKPVEFFRQKLLKFRAQRTTFTKFASVTANAQLASYKISYLLAQTKKPHTDAEEVILPGAIEMVRAMGDEAIVNKLKTIPLSNNTVGRRIHDMAEDIEEQLTDRVCASTRFALQVDEATDSNRDCLLITYIRFIDAEDNDMREDLLFCKQLKTRGTADELFRVIDAYLREANLKWECCLGVCTDGAQAMAGKRSGLQALIKRVSPNVQWTHCMIHREALASKQLSPELNGVMTDVIATVNYIKTRPVKARLFSVLCEEMGSKHTAVLSRVFELREEIRIFLEEEGHALVLRYNNEQFLLALAYLSDIFQKLNELNLQMQGRSTHLPQLAAKMQSFTKKLELWGQRIEEGDTDSFQNLHSFLGNTSCQNTILPCIQSHISALQQHFHKYFPATDAVAHYEWLTDPFSGKTPAHLSVAEQEKFIDVTSDIGLKQQFRAKSLPAFWIGVEKDYPLLGGKAVSILLPFATSYLCEAGFSAVASIKNKYRARLDIESELRVAISQLSPRFEKLCAEKQAHPSH